In Alistipes ihumii AP11, a genomic segment contains:
- the dapB gene encoding 4-hydroxy-tetrahydrodipicolinate reductase, with amino-acid sequence MKIALIGYGKMGREIERILVERGHSIALIVDRDNTDDLTPENLHGVDAAIEFTTPSTAFDNLRICFEAGVPVVCGTTGWTERLHEAEALCRQHGGAFFYASNYSIGVNVFFEVNRKLAELMNRFGAYDVTVEETHHTQKKDAPSGTAITLAGDILDRIDRKTRWTSGTTTEPDALEIASVRRSVVPGIHTVTYESEADVLSITHCAKNRCGFATGAVMAAEFVAGKKGIFSMKDLLGLE; translated from the coding sequence ACGCGAGATCGAGCGGATTCTCGTCGAGCGCGGCCACAGCATAGCCCTGATCGTCGACCGGGACAATACGGACGATCTGACGCCCGAGAACCTGCACGGAGTCGACGCGGCGATCGAGTTCACGACTCCCTCGACGGCGTTCGACAACCTGCGTATCTGCTTCGAGGCGGGCGTACCGGTCGTATGCGGCACGACGGGCTGGACCGAGCGGCTCCACGAGGCGGAAGCCTTGTGCCGTCAGCACGGCGGAGCCTTTTTCTACGCATCGAACTACAGCATCGGGGTCAACGTCTTCTTCGAGGTGAACCGCAAGCTGGCCGAACTGATGAATCGTTTCGGAGCCTACGACGTAACGGTCGAAGAAACGCACCATACGCAGAAAAAGGACGCTCCCAGCGGCACGGCCATTACGCTGGCCGGAGATATTCTCGACCGAATAGACCGCAAGACGCGCTGGACGAGCGGCACGACGACCGAGCCCGACGCGCTGGAAATCGCTTCCGTACGCCGCAGCGTCGTGCCGGGCATCCACACGGTTACCTACGAGTCGGAAGCGGACGTGCTGTCGATCACGCACTGCGCGAAAAATCGGTGCGGGTTCGCTACGGGCGCAGTGATGGCAGCCGAGTTCGTCGCCGGCAAAAAGGGAATATTCTCGATGAAGGACCTGCTGGGACTGGAATAA